The genomic segment CAGCAACGTGTGCTTGTCCGTGTCTGACATGATTGAATCCTGTAAACTTGAAACCCGCGATCGAGCGGTGAACGCGGGCCGGCAAACAGCCTGGGAGGCCGCCCGCACGCGTGAGGGTGTCTTAAAACGGGTTATGTTATCACACCGGCGCGCACCCCGGCGCGGCGGTTACGAGTCACCAGTTGAGCGTTTGAGCGCCTATGTCGCAATCTCTGCCGCTGCTTTTTTACGTGACGCCGCCGGAACCCTGCGCCTACCTGCCGGCACGTGAGGCCGTGAATGTGTTTGCCGACCCGCGCGCCCGCATGAACTCAATGCTTTACGGGCGGCTGGTGGACAAGGGGTTCCGGCGCAGCGGCTCGCATCTATACCGGCCACAGTGCCCGGGTTGCGGGGCGTGCGTCCCAACCCGCATTCCGGTCGCGCGCTTTGCACCCAGCCGCAGCCAGCGTCGCAACCGCCGCCGCAATGAGGACCTGACGGTGAACGTTCTGCCGCAGGCTTACCGGTCCGAGCATTTCGCGTTGTATCGCAGTTACCAGCGGATGCGGCACACCGGCGGCGAGATGGATAACCCCACACCACAGTCGTATTTCGATTTTTTGAGCTGCGCCTGGGCGGAAACCCTGTTCGTGGAGTTTCGCCTTGACGGCGCGTTGGTCGGCGTGGCGGTCTGCGACCCGCTGCAAGAGGGCTTATCCGCCGTATACACGTACTTCGACCCGGCACAGGCGAAACGCGGTCTGGGCACGCACGCGATTCTGTGGCAGATCGAGGAGGCGCACCGCCGCGGGCTGTCTTACGTTTACCTCGGTTACTGGATCGCCGGTAACCGCAAGATGAGCTATAAGACGCGCTTTCGCCCGATCGAAGGCCTTATCGACGGTAAATGGCGTATGTTAGTCCCGGCGAGCGGCGCGATTAAGTAATCCCGCGCGCCAGGGCGCCGAGGCGCAAAGTAGTAACTGCTTCATTCTCTTTGCGACTTTGCGCGAGAACTCACTTCAGCATCATCCTGACCTGCTCGTGCAGCGCCGGTGTGCTGGCCGCCAGCGCGGTGGTCGTGGCAAGTCCGGGCGGCTTGCCGGTGAGGTCGGTAAAACGTCCACCCGCTTCCTCGACGATCACCGACAGGGCGGCGATATCCAGAATATTCACGTCCGATTCGATGACGATATCGAGTTGCCCCGCCGCCAGCATGTGGTAATGGAGATAGTCCCCGTAGCCCCGCGTGCGGTTGACCCGCGCAATGAGTTCGGCAAGCCTCGTCCATTGCGGCGCGGCGCCCAGCGTTTTGATGTTGCCGAAACTTAAAGTGGAGCGGGCCATGTCGGTGATTTCGCTGACCCGGATCGGCTGGTCGTTCAGATAAGCGCCGGCGCCACGCTCGGCCCACGCCAGTTCGCCCGCGATCGGCGCGTTGGAAACCCCCAGCAGCAGGCGGTCCTGGTGCATCAGGGCAATCTGGGTGGAGAAAAACGGCGACCCCCGCACAAAACTCTTGGTGCCATCGATGGGATCGATCAGCCACACGTACTCAGCGTCAGCACGCGTCCGACCGGTTTCTTCGCCGTAGAAGCCGTGCTCGGGAAACGCTTCCGTAATCAGGCCCTTGATGATTTCCTCGGCCTCAACGTCGGCGACCGTCACGGGGCTCTGGTCCGCCTTTAGCTTAACTTCGAAGTTGCCACGATAGTAGCGTTCGATGACGGCCTGCGCGGCTTTCGCGGCCATGATAGCCGTGCGCGCGAACGGACTCATGGGGCGCCGGCCCCGCGAACGGGTTTACACATGTATTGACATGAACACACTCCAGTCGGTGCGGCCGCTCTGCTCAGCCATGTGTCGAATCGTCCGACGAAAAACGCGCCCGATGCTCGTCCAGCAGCCGGCGCAAACGCGGCCAGTCGAACGCCGCGCCTGGATCCGTCTTGCGGCCCGGCGTGATGTCCGCGTGGCCCACCACACGATCCGTCGACAACGCCGGATACGCCTGGACCAGCGCACGGACAAGCGATGCGAGCTGCGCGTATTGCACGGCTTCATACTCCACATCGTCCGTGCCTTCCAGTTCAATGCCGATGGAAAAATCGTTGCAGCGCGCGCGCCCGCAATAA from the Gammaproteobacteria bacterium genome contains:
- a CDS encoding inositol-phosphate phosphatase, producing the protein MSPFARTAIMAAKAAQAVIERYYRGNFEVKLKADQSPVTVADVEAEEIIKGLITEAFPEHGFYGEETGRTRADAEYVWLIDPIDGTKSFVRGSPFFSTQIALMHQDRLLLGVSNAPIAGELAWAERGAGAYLNDQPIRVSEITDMARSTLSFGNIKTLGAAPQWTRLAELIARVNRTRGYGDYLHYHMLAAGQLDIVIESDVNILDIAALSVIVEEAGGRFTDLTGKPPGLATTTALAASTPALHEQVRMMLK
- a CDS encoding arginyltransferase — protein: MSQSLPLLFYVTPPEPCAYLPAREAVNVFADPRARMNSMLYGRLVDKGFRRSGSHLYRPQCPGCGACVPTRIPVARFAPSRSQRRNRRRNEDLTVNVLPQAYRSEHFALYRSYQRMRHTGGEMDNPTPQSYFDFLSCAWAETLFVEFRLDGALVGVAVCDPLQEGLSAVYTYFDPAQAKRGLGTHAILWQIEEAHRRGLSYVYLGYWIAGNRKMSYKTRFRPIEGLIDGKWRMLVPASGAIK